From the genome of Amycolatopsis granulosa:
GGCCGGGTCCGGACCGAGCCGGGCACCAAGCGGGTACGGGCGGTCTTCGGCGGGCAGGTCGTCGCCGACACGCTCCGCCCGCTCCTGGTGTGGGAGGTGCCCTACTACCCGGCCTACTACATCCCGCGCAAGGACGTGCGGGACGACTACCTGGTCGCCACCGGCGAGACGGCGCATTCGCCGAGCCGGGGCGACGCCGAGGTGCTCACCGTGCGGGTGGGTGATCGCGAGGCTCCCGCCGCGGCACTGGACTACACCGGCTCGCCGCTGGACGGGCTGGCGGGGCACGTGCGGCTCGACTTCGGCGCGATGGACTCGTGGTTCGAGGAGGACGAGGAGATCTTCGTGCACCCGCGCGACCCGCACACCCGGGTCGACATCCTCGCCAGTTCCCGGCACGTGCGGATCGAGATCGACGGGGTGACCGTCGCCGAGTCGCGCAGCCCCCGGTTGCTGTTCGAGACCGGTCTGCCGACCCGGTACTACCTGCCCAAGACCGACGTGCGGCTGGATCTGCTCGAGCCGAGCGACACCATCACGCGCTGCCCCTACAAGGGCGAGGCCGGGTACTACTCGGTGCGCGTGGGGGACACGCTGCACGAGGACGTGGTCTGGTACTACCGGGCGCCGCTGCCGGAGAGCCAGAAGGTGCAGGGGCTCGTCGCGTTCTACGACGAGAAGGTGGACGTCTACCTCGACGGTGTCCGGCAGGAGCGGCCCCGGACGAAGTTCGCCTGACCGCGGACTTCGTGGTGCGCACCGAGCACCGGGTGCAGCCGCTGGCCGGGAGCCGCACCCGCGTGCGCTACCGCACCCTGATCACCGGGCCGGCCGCCGACGCGGTCGGCCCGGAGCTGGGCCCGGCGATCACCGGCGACTTCCCCGCGGTGCTCGCCGCACTCGTCCGGCGCGCGGAGGGCTGAGCGGTGCCGCTCGACCCCGACGCGAGCCCGGTTTCCTGCTCTGGCACGTCACGCTGCGGTGGCAGCGGGAGATCACCGCCGCGCTGGCGCCGCTCGGCCTCACGCACGTGCAGTTCGTCCTGCTCGCCACCACGTGGTGGATGAACACCCACGGCGAGGTACCCAACCAGCTCACCCTGGCCGGCCGGGCTGGTACCGACGTGAAGATGGCCTCGCAGGTCCTGCGCAAGCTCGAGGACAAGGACCTGATCCGGCGCGAGGTGGACCGCGCCGACACGCGGGCCAAGCGGCTGCGCACCACCGCACGTGGCGCCGAGCTGGCCCGCGAGGCGGTCGAGCGGGTGGAGGGGGTGGACGGGGCGTTCTTCCGGTCCGTGCCCGACACCGGTGCCCTGATCGGGATGCTGCGCACCCTCGCCGCCGCCGGGCCCGGCTAGTCTTCGGGCATGTCCGACGAGCGCCTGTACTTCCGCCAGCTGCTGTCCGGCCGCGACTTCGCGGTGGGCAACCCGGTGGCCAGGCAGATGGCCAACTTCGCCTACCTGATCGGCGACCGGGAGACGCGGGAGGCCGTGATCGTCGACCCGGCCTACGCCGTGGGCGACCTGCTGGACGTGCTCGCCGCCGACGACATGCGGCTGGCCGGGGTGCTGGCCACCCACCACCACCCCGACCACGTCGGCGGCACCATGATGGGCTTCACCCTGGCCGGCCTGCCGGAGCTGCTCGCGCGCGAGAGCGTGCCGGTGCACGTCAACCGCAACGAGACGGACTGGGTCCAGCGGGTCACCGGCGTGTCCGCCACCGACCTGACCGGGCACGACCACGACGACGTGGTCGAGGTGGGCGCGATCGCCATCCGGCTGCTGCACACCCCCGGCCACACCCCGGGCAGCCAGTGCTTCCTGGTCGGCGACCGGCTCGTCGCGGGGGACACGCTGTTCCTCGAGGGGTGTGGCCGTACGGACTTCCCCGGCGGCGACGCCGAGGCGATGTACCACAGCCTGCGCTGGCTGGCCGGCCTGGCGGGCGACCCGGTGGTCTACCCCGGGCACCAGTACTCGCCCGCCCCGTCGGCGCCGCTGTCGACGGTCAGGGAGAACAACTTCGTCTACCGGCCGCGCAACCTCGACGAGTGGAAGACGATGTTCGGCGGTTAGAGGAACTCCCGGGCGACCCGCTCGCCGAGCCGGGCCAGCAGCGGAGCGGGGTCGCTGAGGCAGCGCCGCACGTCGGGCTCGATGTCGGTCAGCGCGTACGCCGCGGTGAAACCCGCCGCCGTCAGCGCGTCCGGTGCCAGCGTGGTGCGCCCGGCCAGCGCCACCACCGGGATGCCGCGCTCGGCCGCGGCCGCGGCGATGCCGGCCGGGCCCTTGCCGCGCAGGGTCTGCTCGTCCAGCGAACCCTCGCCGGTGATCACCAGGTCCGCGCCTGGCAGCTTGTCCGCCAGCCCGGTCAGCTCCAGCACCACGTCGATGCCCGGGCGGAAGGACGCGCCGAGCAGCGCCAGCGCGAACCCGGTGCCCCCGGCCGCCCCGGCACCCGGCACGTTCGCCACGTCGGCGCCGTGCGCCCGCACGACCTCCGCCAGGCGATGCAGCGCGGATTCCAGCAGATCGACGTCCTCCGGGGCAGCACCCTTCTGCGGCCCGTACACCGCCGCCGCGCCGTGCTCGCCCAGCAGCGGGTTGTCCACGTCGCTGGCGACCAGCAGCTCCACGTCCCGCACCCGCGCGTCCAGGCCGTCCAGGTCGACCCGCGCCAGCCGCCGCAGCGCGGCCCCGCCCAGCGGCAGCTCGTCGCCGTCCTCGTCCAGCAGGCGCGCGCCCAGCGCCCGCAACAGCCCGGTACCGCCGTCGGTGCTCGAACTGCCACCCAGCCCCAGCACCAGCCGGGTCGCGCCGGCGTCCAGGGCGGCGCGCATCAGCTCGCCGACGCCGAGCGTGGTCGCGGTCAGCGGGGCAGGCTCGTCCAGCAGCGCCAGCCCGGACACCGCCGCCAGCTCGATCACCGCGGTCCCGCCCCGGCGGGCGTAGCCGGTCCCGACCGGCTCGCCGGCCGGTCCGCTCGCCCGCGCTGGCACGAACTCGAACCCGGCGGCCACGGCGGCGGCCACCGTCCCGTCGCCGCCGTCGGCGATCGGGCACTCCACCACCTCGGCGTCACCGCGGCCACGGCGGAGCCCGGAAGCGATCGCGGCCGCCACCTGGTCGGCGGGCAGGGTGCCCTTGAACTTGTCCGGAGCGACGATCACCCGGGGACGGCTCACACCTGCGCCCCGTCGCCGTCCGTCGGACCCTGCTTGACCCGCAGCAGCAGCAACGCGATCGCGATCGCGACCGCCAGGATGCCCAGCGGTGTCGCGACGGTGGTGCTCACGCCCACCACACCGGGTGCGATCAGCAACAACAGTCCGGCCAGGAAGAACAGCAGCACGACGAACGCGCCCTTGCCCGGCCGCGGCAGCGGCGGCGGCTCCGGCGGAACGTAGTGCTCCTCGTCGGAGGAGCCGGCCGGGTCGTCGCCCAGCACGGTGTCCTCCCAGGGGGTGCCGCCGGTGCGCCAGTTCGCCTCGGCGGCCGGCTTCTCCGGCTCCGCCGGCTTGTCCGGCTCCGAGCGCGCGGGGGCGCGCTCGGTTTCGACGTCGTCGACCAGGCCGACCCCCTCGGCCCGCAGGTCCGCGACGATCGCCGCGAACGTGGCGTCGACGTCGTCCGGGTCGGGTACGCGTGAGTTCATCGGGCCCCCACTTGTCCCGGGTCGCGGACCGCTTCCACGAAATCGACACTACGCCGGAAGACGAGTGGCGCGTCGTGGTCCAGCGTCGCCACGTGAAAACTCTTCTCCAGCACCACTTCCGTCACGTCCCGGCTGCGGACGCCGTCGAGCACGATCCGGGCGTTCTCCGGCTCCACCACGTGGTCGACGAGCGAGTGCAGCAGCAGAAGCGGCTGCGTCACCTTCGGCAGATCGGCCCGCACGAGCTTCCACAGCCGCGAAAGGCTCGCCGCCGCCCGCACCGGCACCCGGTCGTAGGCCAGCTCGGTGACGCCCGGCTTGGCGATGTCGTTCGCGACGCCGCGCGACCAGGGCACCACCTTCGACAGCACCGGCAACAGCTTGGTGTCCCAGCTCAGCCGGGTCACCGACGGGTTGACCAGCACCAGGCCGGCGACCGCGTCCCCGTGCTGCTGGGCGATCCGCAGCGCGAGGGTGCCACCCATCGACTGGCCGAACACGAACACCGACGCGCACCGCTCGCGCAGCTCCAGGAACTCGCGCTCGACGGCGCCGTACCACTCGGGCCAGCCGGTCTTGTTCATCTCCTGCCAGGTCGTACCGTGCCCGGGCAGGCGGGGCAGCCGCACCGTGAAGTCGTGTGCGGCCAGGTGCTCGGCCCAGCCGCGCAGGCTCTGCGGAGTGCCGGTGAAGCCGTGGCACAGCAACACCCCGACCTCGGCCGAACCGGTGTGCGCGAACGGTTCCGCACCGGCGAGCACAGGCATGGCATCCGCCCCTTCCTCCCGAACGCGGCCCCATCGTCGCACGCCCGGGCCCGCTCGGGGAGCCGCCCGTGCCCGCCGTCCTCCTGCTGTGACCTCCCGCCCAGTGCGCAGGCGGCCGTTGTGCGGTTGGACGGCGTTTCCTACCCTGGACCCGGCAGGGAGTCGGGGCAGGTAGGAGGGCGTGCCGAGTGGTGTACCGGTTGCTGAAGTACGTGCTGCTCGGGCCGTTGCTCAAGCTCCTGTGGCCCACGAAGGTGACCGGGGCGGAGAACGTCCCCGACACCGGCGGCGCCATCCTGGCCAGCAACCACCTCGCCGTCGCCGACTCGTTCTTCATGCCGCTGCGGGTCAAGCGCCGCGTCACCTTCCCGGCGAAGCAGGAGTACTTCACGGAGAAGGGGCTCAAGGGCACCCTCAAGAAGTGGTTCTTCACCGGCGCGGGCCAGATCCCGATCGACCGCTCCGGCGGCTCGGCCGCCCAGGCCGCGCTCGACACCGCGATCCGGCTGCTGCGCGAGGGCAACCTGCTGGGCATCTACCCGGAGGGCACGCGCTCGCCCGACGGCCGCCTGTACAAGGGCAAGACCGGCGTCGCCCGCGTCGCGCTGGAGGCCGGGGTCCCGGTCATCCCGGTCGCGATGGTCGGCACCGACAAGGTCAACCCGATCGGGTCGAAGATGTGGCGTCCCCGCCGCCTGGAGATCCGGTTCGGCAGGCCGCTGGACTTCTCGCGGTACGCGGGGCTGTCCGGGGACCGGTTCGTCGAGCGGTCCATCACCGACGAGATCATGTACGCCCTGATGGAACTGTCCGGCCAGGAGTACGTCGACATCTACGCCGCCAAGGCCAAGGAACTGATGGCTGCGGAGGCCGCCGGGGTGCGCGCCGTGGTGCCCGCGCAGTCCGGGGCGCCCCAGTCCGACCGGGTACCGGAGACCAGGGCCGGTTGAGCGTCTGACTAAGGTGCTCCGGTGCGGTTCTTCTACGACACCGAGTTCATCGAGGACGGCGTGACGATCGATCTGGTCTCGATCGGTGTCGTGGACGAACGGGGACGCGAGTTCTACGCGGTGTCCACCGACTTCGACCCGGCCAAGGCCGGCCCCTGGGTGCGGGAGAACGTCCTGCCGAAGCTGCCGTCCCCGGGCGACCAGGCGTGGCGCAGCCGCGCACGGATCCGGGCCGACCTGCTGGAGTTCTTCGGGCGGCCGCACGGCGGGATCGAGCTGTGGGCCTGGTACGCCGCCTACGACCACGTCGCGCTGGCCCAGCTGTGGGGCACGATGCCCGAACTGCCCCGCCAGCTGCCCCGCTTCACCCGGGACCTGCGGCAGCGGTGGGAGGACGTCGGCAAACCGAAGCTGCCCCTGCCACCGGCGGACGCGCACGACGCGCTGGCCGACGCCCGGTTCAACCTGGAGCGGTGGCGGATCATCGACGAGGTGCGGCGGCGCAAGGGTTTCCCGCTCTGAGACCGCACGCACCCCGCCGGGGACCCCGCGGTCAGCGCCGCGCGGCCACCGCCTCCGCGAGCCGGTCCAGCAGCCCGGCCGTGCTCGGCCAGTCCAGGCAGGCGTCGGTGATGGACTGCCCGTAGGTCAGGTCCCCGGCGCGCCCCAGCACCAGGTCCTGCCGCCCGGCTTCCAGGAAGCTCTCCAGCATGATCCCGGCGATCCCGCGTTCCCCGGCGGCGATGCGATCCGCGATCTCCCCCGCCACCACGCCCTGCCGCACGTGGTCCTTGCCGCTGTTGCCGTGGCTCGCGTCGATGATCACCCGTTCCGGCAGCCCGGCCTTCGCCTGCCGGGCCAGCGTGCCGGCGACCGTCGCCGCGTCGTAGTTCGGTCCGGCCGAGCCGCCACGCAGGATCACGTGGCAGTCCGGGTTGCCCGCGGTGGTGAACAGCGCGGCCAGGCCGTCGTCGTTGATCCCGGCGAACACGTGGCTCGCCGCGGCGGCCCGCGTCGCGTCGATCGCCACCTGCACGTCGCCCTCGGTGGAGTTCTTGATGCCGACCGGCATCGACAGCGCGCTGCACAGCTGCCGGTGCACCTGGCTCGCCGCGGTCCGGGCGCCGATCGAGCCCCAGCTCACCGTGTCGGCGATGAACTGCGGCGTGATCGGGTCGAGGAACTCGCACCCGACCGGCAGGCCCAGCGCGGAGATGTCGAGCAGCAGTTTGCGCGCCAGGCGCAGCCCCTTGTTGACCGAGTAGGTGCCGTCCAGGTCCGGGTCGTTGATCAAGCCTTTCCAGCCCAGCGTGGTGCGCGGCTTCTCGAAGTACACGCGCATGATCACGTGCAGTTCGTCGCGCAGCTCCGTGGTGTGCGCGGCCAGCCGGTGCGCGTAGTCGAGCGCGGCGGCCGGGTCGTGCACCGAGCACGGCCCGACGACGACGATCAGCCGGTCGTCCGCGCCGTCGAGGATGTCGACGGTGGCGGCCCGGCCCTGCGCGACCGTCTTGGCGACCGCCGCGTCCACCGGCAGCTCCTGCCGGAGCAGGGCGGGGGAGATCAGCGGGCTGACGCCGAGCGTGCGCTGGTTGTCGAGGGCCGCGCTGGTGTCCGCGGGGCCTGCGCTGGGCGTCGTTGCGCGGGAGGTCGTTGCGGGGGGTGTCATGTGCGGGGGGTGTCCTTTCGGTGCCCGGCCCGCGGGAGTCCCTGACGAGCCGGTCGGTCATCCGGCTCCAGGGTGGAAGGTCAGCGCGCAGCGAGGCCGCCGGCTGGCCCACCCAGGGCCGGCCCGCTGAACCAGAAATACCGCTGCACGTCGGCCACCCTAGCAGCCGACCCGACCCCTTGACCGATCAAGGGTGGCGACCGCTACGCTGGCGGAGGTCAGGTGTGACCAGCACTACTTTTCGGAGGTCTGATCAGATGCGTGTCGGCGTGCTGACCGGTGGCGGCGACTGCCCCGGGCTCAACGCGGTGATCCGCGCGGTCGTCCGCAAGGGCATCGAGACCCACGGCTGGGAGATCGTGGGCTTCCGCTCCGGCTGGCGCGGCCCGCTGACCGGGGACAGCCGCCCGCTCGGTCTCGCCGACGTCGAGGAGATCCTCAGCCGCGGCGGCACCATCCTCGGATCCTCGCGCACGAACCCGTACCGCGAGGAGGGCGGCGTCGAGCGGATCAAGTCCGTGCTGGCCGAGCAGGGCGTGGACGCGCTCGTCGCGATCGGCGGCGAGGACACGCTGGGCGTGGCGAAGAAGCTCACCGACGACGGCATCGGCGTGGTGGGCGTGCCCAAGACCATCGACAACGACCTCGCCGCCACCGACTACACGTTCGGCTTCGACACCGCGGTGCACATCGCCACCGAGGCCATCGACCGGCTGCGCACCACCGCCGAGTCGCACTACCGCGCGATGGTCGTCGAGGTCATGGGACGGCACGCGGGCTGGATCGCGCTGCACGCCGGCCTCGCCGGCGGCGCCAACGTGATCCTCGTGCCGGAGCGGCCGTTCTCCGTCGAGCAGGTCGTCGAGTGGGTCGAGCGGCGCTTCGAGAAGATGTACGCACCGATCATCGTGGTCGCCGAGGGCGCGGTGCCGGAGGGCGGCGCCGAGGTGCTCAAGACCGGGGCGAAGGACGCGTTCGGGCACGTCCAGCTCGGTGGGGTGGGCACCTGGCTCGCGGACGAGATCGCGGCCCGCACCGGCAAGGAGTCCCGCGCGGTGGTGCTCGGCCACACCCAGCGCGGCGGCACCCCGACGGCCTACGACCGGGTGCTCGCCACCCGGTTCGGCCTGCACGCCGTGGACGCGGTCGCCGACGGCGACTTCGGCACGATGGTCGCGTTGCGCGGCACCGACATCGCGCGGGTCAAGCTCGCCGAGGCGACCGCGGAGCTGAAGACCGTGCCGCCGGAGCGGTACCAGGAGGCCGAGGTCTTCTTCGGCTGATCCAGCGGATCAGCCCGGCATACCGACCTGGGGCGCGACGGTTTCCGCCGTCGCGCCCCCGGTTTTTCGCCGCCTCGCCCGCGCCTATCGTGGCGCGGTGACGAAGTTCGCCGGATTCGGAGAGCACGCGGTCGAGTTCTACGACGGGCTGAGCGCGGACAACTCGAAGGCGTACTGGGCCGACCACGTCGAGGTCTACCGGTCGGACGTGCGCGCCCCGATGGAGGCGCTGATCGCCGAGCTGACGCCCGAGTTCGGTCCCGGCTTCGGCGAGGGCAAGGTGTTCCGCCCCTACCGCGACGTGCGGTTCGCCCGGGACAAGACCCCGTACAAGACCCATTGCGGCGGCGTGGTCGAGCAGGGCCGTGGCGGCGGCGCGTACTACGTCGAGGTGTCCTCGGCCGGGTTGCGGGTCGGCGGCGGGTGCTTCCACCTCCAGTCCGACCAGCTGGCCCGCTTCCGGCAGGCGGTCGGCACCGAGATCCACGGCGCCGCGCTCGCGGGCATCCTCGCCCGCCTGCGCCGGGCCGGCTGGACCGTCACCGGGGACGCGCTGAAGACCAAACCACGCGGCTACCCCGATGACCATCCGCGCCTCGACCTGCTCAGGCACCGCTCGCTGTACGCCGTCCGCTCCTGGGAACCGGACGACACCCTGCACGAACGCGCCTGCCTGGAGCGGGTGCGCACGGCGTGGCGGCAGCTGCGGCCGTTCAACGAGTGGGCCCGCGACCACGTCGGGGTGAGCGCGAAGCCGCGTCGCTGACCGCGTCACCGCATCGGGTCCCCGCTCCGGATCCCCCGAACGAGTTAAATCCGGCCCGGCGCCCCTTGCCGCCCCCTGAGCAGCCGTGATGCCGCTCACTGGTGAACTTTGCTGAACCGTTCGAGAGATCGGTACAGACGTGCGCGGGGAAAGGGACTACGCTACGGGGACGTGAGCCGACGCGCGAAGATCGTATGCACGATGGGACCCGCCACCGCGACCGCGGAGAAGGTGCGCGCCCTAGTCGACGCCGGAATGGACGTGGCGCGCCTGAACTTCAGCCACGGCAGCCACGGCGACCACAAGCAGGTGTACGACCTGATCCGGGAGGCCGCGGCCGAGAGCGGGCGCGCCGTCGGCGTCCTCGCCGACCTGCAGGGCCCGAAGATCCGGCTCGGCACCTTCGCCGGTGGCCCGGTGGAGTGGCGCACCGGGGACGTGGTGCGCATCACCGTGGAGGACGTGGCCGGTACCCACGACCGGGTGTCCACCACCTACCGGGGCCTGGCCAGGGACGCCAAGCCGGGTGACCGCCTGCTGGTCGACGACGGCAAGGTGGGCCTGGTGGTCCAGGGTGTCGAGGGGCCGGACGTGGTCTGCGAGGTCACCGAGGGCGGCCCGGTCAGCAACAACAAGGGCGTCTCGCTGCCCGGCATGGACGTCTCGGTGCCGGCGCTGTCCGACAAGGACGTCGAGGACCTGGAGTTCGCGCTCGAGCTGGGCGCCGACTTCATCGCGTTGTCCTTCGTCCGCTCGCCCGCCGACATCGACCTGGTGCACCAGGTGATGGACCGCGTGGGCAAGGGGCGCCGCCCGGTCATCGCGAAACTGGAGAAGCCCGAGGCGGTCTACAACCTCGAGGCCATCGTGCTGGCCTTCGACGGCGTCATGGTCGCCCGCGGCGACCTGGGCGTCGAGCTCCCCCTGGAGCAGGTGCCCCTGGTGCAGAAGCGGGCGATCCAGATCGCCCGGGAGAACGCCAAGCCGGTCATCGTGGCGACCCAGATGCTCGACTCGATGATCAACAACTCGCGGCCGACCCGCGCCGAGGCCTCCGACGTGGCCAACGCGGTGCTCGACGGCGCGGACGCGGTCATGCTCTCCGGCGAGACCAGCGTGGGCCGCTACCCGATCGAGACGGTGCAGACCATGTCCCGGATCGTGGAGGCGGTTGAGGCCGACACCCCGGTCGTGCCGCCGCTGTCGCACGTGCCGCGCACCAAGCGGGGCGTGATCTCCTACGCGGCCAAGGACATCGGCGAGCGGCTCAACGCGAAGGCACTGGTCGCTTTCACCCAGTCCGGTGACACGGTCCGCAGGCTGGCCCGGTTGCACACGCGGCTGCCGCTGCTGGCGTTCACGCCCGAGGAGAGCGTGCGCAGCCAGCTGTCGCTGACCTGGGGTACCTACACCGAGCTGGTGCCGTCGGTGGACTCGACCGACCGGATGATCAAGCAGGTGGACCGCGCGATGCTGGAGACCGGCCGCTACCAGCCGGGTGACCTGGTCGTCATCGTGGCCGGCTCGCCGCCGGGCACCGTCGGTTCGACCAACCTGATCCGGGTGCACAAGCTCGGTGAGGACGACCACGCCTGACACGTCGGTCCCGGCCGCGCCCCGTAGGCTTCCGGCATGACTGAGCTGGCGCGGGACGCGGCCGCCGGACTGGACGCCCAGGAGGGCGCCGGCGGGCAGGCGGTGCTCGACAACCTCGTCGCGCTGCTGGACCTCGAGCGCATCGAGGAGGACATCTTCCGCGGGGTCAGCCCGCCGCACTCGCCGGTGCGCGTGTTCGGCGGCCAGGTCGCCGGGCAGGCCCTGGTCGCCGCCGGGCGGACGGTGCCACCGGAGCGGAAGGTGCACTCGCTGCACGCGTACTTCATCCGCGGCGGCGACCCGCGGGTGCCGATCGTGTACGAGGTCGACCGCATCCGGGACGGCCGGTCGTTCACCACCCGCCGGGTGGTGGCGGTCCAGCACGGCAAGGCGATCTTCGCGTTGTCCGCGTCGTTCCAGAAGTCCGAGCCGGGGCTGGAGCACGCGGCCGCGATGCCGCAGGTGCCGGACCCGGAGTCCCTGCCGACCTACGCCGAGCGGATCCGCGCGGTCCCGCAGGCGCTGCCGGACTTCCGCGAGCGCCCACGGCCGATCGACATCCGCTACGTCAACGACCCGCCGTGGGTGACGCGGCAGACCGGCGAGCGGCCGGACCGCAACCAGGTGTGGATGCGCGCGGACGGGGTGCTCCCGGACGATCCGCTGCTGCACGTGTGCGTGCTGACCTACGCCTCGGACATGACGCTGCTGGACTCGCCGCTGGCCCGGCACGGCGTGTACTGGGACCTGGACCGGGTGCTCGGCGCGAGCCTGGACCACGCGCTGTGGTTCCACCGGCCGTTCCGCGCGGACGAATGGTTCCTCTACGACACCGAGTCGCCCTCGGCGTCCGGCGGGCGCGGACTGGCGACCGGCCGGTTCTTCAGCCGCGACGGGCAGCTGCTGGCGACCGTGGTGCAGGAGGGTCTGCTGCGCGTGCTGCCGCCGGACGGCCGGCCGGGCTGACGGGTCAGGCCAGCGGGCTCAGCGACCTCGGCGATGCTGCGCGGCGCCGGTGCTTGGTCCGTGGCCGCACCACGTCCTCGATCGCCGGCCCCAGGCTGAGCTGCGCCGCGAGGTAGGCCCGGCACGGGGTGCGCCCGCGGCGCCGGAACAACAGCCGCGACACACGGCCGCGGCACACCGGGCAGTGGCCCCGTGCGTCGGGGGCGTGCGTGGCGAGCGTGGCGCGCAGCGCCTCCACCAGGCGCGGGATCTCCCGGGCGGCGAGCTCGGCCGCCCCGTCGCGGTCGGCGAGGCCGGCCGACCGGCGGAGATCGTCCAGCCTGCGGTGCACGGACGTCTGGAGTGGACCGACGATGGTGCCACGGTCGAGCACGCCGCCTCCTGGGAGTTGATTTCGCGGAGGCGAGACTACCGGGGCACTCTGCAACTTGCAGGACGCTGTGGGCGGAAGATACCTCGTCGGGGTGAGAGAGGCAGGCGGAACATCCCGATCCGGCTGGTTAGATGGAACGCGTTGTCCACGAGCCCGGAGGAACGCGCGGGCCGGAGTGGAGGAGCGCACATGAGCCGGGGTCAGGGTCCCACGATCCGCAGACGACGGCTGGCGAGCGAACTGCGCCGGTTGCGGGAGACCGCGGACTTCACCATCGACGAGGTCGCCGAGAAGCTCGAATGCTCGGCGTCGAAGATCAGCCGCATCGAGACCGGGCACGTCGGGGTGACGCCGCGGGACGCGCGCGACATGCTGGAGTTGTACGGCATCGTCGGCGACGAGCGGGAAGCGCTCGTGCAGCTCGCCCGCGAGGCCCGCAAACCGGGCTGGTGGCAGGCGTACAAGGAGGTTTTCACCGGCACCTTCGTCGGGCTGGAGGCCGACGCCAGCTCGCTGCGGGCGTTCCAGGCGCTGCTCGTGCCCGGGCTGCTGCAGACCGAGGCGTACGCGCGCGCCGTCATCCGCGCCATGCGGCCGGACGCCGACGAGTCCGACATCCAGCGCCGCGTCGCCGCGCGCACCGCGCGCCAGCAGCTGCTGACCGACGAGAACCCGCCGTCGTACTGGGCCGTCATCGACGAGGCGGTGCTGCACCGCGTGGTCGGCGGCGCGGAGGTGATGGCGCACCAGGCCCACCGGCTGCTGACCGTCGCGCAGCTGCCCCACGTGACGATCCAGGTGGTCCCGTTCGGCGCCGGCGCCCACCCGGGCATGGAGGGACCGTTCCTCATCCTCGGCTTCCCGGAGCAGGCCGACCCCGACGTGGTGTACCTGGACAGCACCTCCGGTGGCTTCTTCCTCGAACTACCCCCCGATGTTCGCCGATACATCCTCATGTTCGATCATCTCCGTGCGGCGGCACTCAAACCGGACGACTCGATCGAAGTGATCGCCGCGGCGGTCGAACGCTTTTCCGGATGACCGCGGCCGGGGAGTCGCCCGGGTGTTGCCCGGGAAGTGAGGAGCGGGGAGAACATGTCCCATGTGGATCCGGGCGCCGTGGTGTGGCGCAAGAGCAGTCACAGCGGCGGCGGGAACGACTGCGTCGAGGTCGCGGTGATCGCCGGGGGCGTCGGCGTGCGTGACTCCAAGAACCCGGATGCCGGCGAGCTGCACGTGTCCGCCGAGAGCTGGCGCGGCCTGCTCCGCGCGGTGGGTGCGCTCGACCGCGCCTGAGTGAGCTGACCGGACGACCCCTTACCCCGCCGGGCGGAGGATGCGGC
Proteins encoded in this window:
- a CDS encoding 6-phosphofructokinase, which produces MRVGVLTGGGDCPGLNAVIRAVVRKGIETHGWEIVGFRSGWRGPLTGDSRPLGLADVEEILSRGGTILGSSRTNPYREEGGVERIKSVLAEQGVDALVAIGGEDTLGVAKKLTDDGIGVVGVPKTIDNDLAATDYTFGFDTAVHIATEAIDRLRTTAESHYRAMVVEVMGRHAGWIALHAGLAGGANVILVPERPFSVEQVVEWVERRFEKMYAPIIVVAEGAVPEGGAEVLKTGAKDAFGHVQLGGVGTWLADEIAARTGKESRAVVLGHTQRGGTPTAYDRVLATRFGLHAVDAVADGDFGTMVALRGTDIARVKLAEATAELKTVPPERYQEAEVFFG
- a CDS encoding TIGR02453 family protein, translating into MTKFAGFGEHAVEFYDGLSADNSKAYWADHVEVYRSDVRAPMEALIAELTPEFGPGFGEGKVFRPYRDVRFARDKTPYKTHCGGVVEQGRGGGAYYVEVSSAGLRVGGGCFHLQSDQLARFRQAVGTEIHGAALAGILARLRRAGWTVTGDALKTKPRGYPDDHPRLDLLRHRSLYAVRSWEPDDTLHERACLERVRTAWRQLRPFNEWARDHVGVSAKPRR
- the pyk gene encoding pyruvate kinase, translated to MSRRAKIVCTMGPATATAEKVRALVDAGMDVARLNFSHGSHGDHKQVYDLIREAAAESGRAVGVLADLQGPKIRLGTFAGGPVEWRTGDVVRITVEDVAGTHDRVSTTYRGLARDAKPGDRLLVDDGKVGLVVQGVEGPDVVCEVTEGGPVSNNKGVSLPGMDVSVPALSDKDVEDLEFALELGADFIALSFVRSPADIDLVHQVMDRVGKGRRPVIAKLEKPEAVYNLEAIVLAFDGVMVARGDLGVELPLEQVPLVQKRAIQIARENAKPVIVATQMLDSMINNSRPTRAEASDVANAVLDGADAVMLSGETSVGRYPIETVQTMSRIVEAVEADTPVVPPLSHVPRTKRGVISYAAKDIGERLNAKALVAFTQSGDTVRRLARLHTRLPLLAFTPEESVRSQLSLTWGTYTELVPSVDSTDRMIKQVDRAMLETGRYQPGDLVVIVAGSPPGTVGSTNLIRVHKLGEDDHA
- the tesB gene encoding acyl-CoA thioesterase II, encoding MTELARDAAAGLDAQEGAGGQAVLDNLVALLDLERIEEDIFRGVSPPHSPVRVFGGQVAGQALVAAGRTVPPERKVHSLHAYFIRGGDPRVPIVYEVDRIRDGRSFTTRRVVAVQHGKAIFALSASFQKSEPGLEHAAAMPQVPDPESLPTYAERIRAVPQALPDFRERPRPIDIRYVNDPPWVTRQTGERPDRNQVWMRADGVLPDDPLLHVCVLTYASDMTLLDSPLARHGVYWDLDRVLGASLDHALWFHRPFRADEWFLYDTESPSASGGRGLATGRFFSRDGQLLATVVQEGLLRVLPPDGRPG
- a CDS encoding helix-turn-helix domain-containing protein, encoding MSRGQGPTIRRRRLASELRRLRETADFTIDEVAEKLECSASKISRIETGHVGVTPRDARDMLELYGIVGDEREALVQLAREARKPGWWQAYKEVFTGTFVGLEADASSLRAFQALLVPGLLQTEAYARAVIRAMRPDADESDIQRRVAARTARQQLLTDENPPSYWAVIDEAVLHRVVGGAEVMAHQAHRLLTVAQLPHVTIQVVPFGAGAHPGMEGPFLILGFPEQADPDVVYLDSTSGGFFLELPPDVRRYILMFDHLRAAALKPDDSIEVIAAAVERFSG
- a CDS encoding DUF397 domain-containing protein; its protein translation is MSHVDPGAVVWRKSSHSGGGNDCVEVAVIAGGVGVRDSKNPDAGELHVSAESWRGLLRAVGALDRA